Proteins encoded by one window of Salvia splendens isolate huo1 chromosome 14, SspV2, whole genome shotgun sequence:
- the LOC121765004 gene encoding uncharacterized protein LOC121765004, with product MKKKRNPCYSRAPLINFPLYHFFLFQLEVIKKGGGKLVPNACQSVLELIYDFVSNLCHIHCLHFYGMDGVLQESNINYAKKVEIPHFGQYYCEGALNHGKQWPAKEEGRNSVSYQKSTSQSLTLVPVRYCNYTAIMGFDPCPLMLMMEVN from the exons atgaaaaaaaaaagaaatccaTGTTACAGCAGAGCCCCCTTGATCAATTTTCCATTGtaccatttttttctcttccaATTGGAAG tTATTAAAAAGGGAGGAGGAAAGTTAGTACCAAATGCTTGTCAATCCGTGTTAGAGCTTATTTATGATTTTGTGTCGAACCTG TGCCATATCCATTGCCTacatttttatgggatggatggagtattacaAGAATCAAATATCAATTATGCAAAGAAGGTTGAAATCCCTCATTTCGGCCAGTATTATTGTGAGGGAGCGTTAAATCATGGTAAGCAGTGGCCTGCTAAGGAGGAGGGTCGTAACTCTGTATCCTACCAAAAGTCCACTTCGCAAAgtctcacacttgtgcctgtgAGATATTGCAACTACACTGCAATAATGGGATTCGATCCTTGTCCACTTATGCTGATGATGGAAGTCAATTGA
- the LOC121764961 gene encoding probable methyltransferase At1g29790 has product MEYSCNTLFFLLLLLSSNLLTLFISTTLYSSSCSLSPHLQTTPAAAEPDLPSEFLAFTSPQKLPLGFNRNFDSDEILPSVGSSCTLFESDLHRYMTYQVNGSCPDDELLSQKLLLKGCEPLPRRRCRPASPSRAAEPLPLPSCLWSTPSDASVVWTAYTCKNYTCLVNRGHSQKAFDDCKDCFDLAGRESRRWTGHSTSSSLDFTIDEVLATKPPGTMRIGLDIGGGVATFAVRMRERNVTILTTSMNLNGPFNNFIAARGVVPLYISISQRLPFFDNTLDIIHSMHVLSNWIPAQLLHFMVFDIYRVLRPGGLFWLDHFFCVGNELENVYAPLIESVGFQKLRWEVGRKLDRGEELNEMYLSALLEKPLNNSW; this is encoded by the coding sequence ATGGAATACTCTTGTAACACCCTCTTTTTCCTTCTCCTGCTACTCTCATCCAATCTCCTCACTCTATTCATCTCCACAACTCTCTACTCTTCCTCTTGCTCCCTCAGCCCTCACCTCCAAACCACCCCCGCCGCGGCCGAGCCGGACCTCCCCTCCGAGTTCCTCGCCTTCACATCCCCACAGAAGCTCCCACTCGGCTTCAACCGCAACTTCGACTCTGACGAGATCCTCCCCTCGGTCGGAAGCTCATGCACCCTCTTCGAAAGCGACCTCCACCGTTACATGACGTACCAAGTGAACGGATCATGCCCGGACGACGAGCTCCTCTCCCAAAAACTCCTCCTCAAGGGCTGCGAGCCCCTcccccgccgccgctgccgccctGCCTCCCCAAGCCGCGCCGCAGAGCCCCTCCCCCTCCCGTCCTGCCTCTGGTCCACCCCCTCGGACGCCTCCGTCGTGTGGACCGCCTACACCTGCAAGAACTACACGTGCCTCGTCAACCGCGGCCACAGCCAGAAGGCCTTCGACGACTGCAAGGACTGCTTCGACCTGGCCGGCCGCGAGAGCCGCCGCTGGACGGGCCACTCGACCTCCTCCAGCCTCGACTTCACCATCGACGAGGTCCTCGCCACGAAGCCCCCCGGGACCATGCGCATCGGGCTTGACATAGGCGGGGGAGTGGCGACCTTCGCGGTGAGGATGAGGGAGCGGAACGTAACGATCCTGACGACCTCCATGAACCTCAACGGGCCGTTCAACAACTTCATCGCCGCGAGAGGGGTCGTCCCGCTCTACATCAGCATCTCGCAGAGGCTTCCGTTTTTCGACAACACGTTGGATATAATCCACTCGATGCACGTGCTGAGCAACTGGATCCCGGCGCAGCTGCTGCATTTTATGGTGTTTGACATATACAGAGTGCTCAGGCCCGGCGGCTTGTTCTGGCTGGATCACTTCTTCTGCGTCGGGAACGAGCTGGAGAATGTCTACGCGCCTCTTATAGAGAGCGTCGGGTTTCAGAAGTTGCGGTGGGAGGTGGGAAGGAAGCTTGATAGAGGGGAGGAGCTCAACGAGATGTACCTGTCTGCGCTCTTGGAGAAGCCATTAAACAATTCTTGGTGA
- the LOC121764960 gene encoding potassium channel SKOR-like isoform X2, whose protein sequence is MESFKRKSFKIGHGEIGEEGGSSHGGEEYEVEDLRERIQSSRGSRLTLVENELETNSTRRRFSRHNLINGFRDLFIHPDNRWYKAWEKFILLWAIYSSFFTPLEFGFFRGLPENLFILDIVGQVAFLLDIVLQFFVAYRDSHSYKMIYKRNPIALRYIKSHFFPDLLACMPWDIIYKACGRKEEVRYLLWIRLIRVRRLTDFFQRMEKDIRINYLFTRIVKLIAVELYCTHTAACIFYYLATTLPEEQEGYTWIGSLKLGDYSYSQFRDIDIWKRYTTSMYFAIVTMATVGYGDIHAVNLREMIFIMIYVSFDMVLGAYLIGNMTALIVKGSKTVRYRDKMTDLTKYMNRNRLGRELRNQIKGHLRLQYESSYTDAAVLQDIPMSIRAKISQTLYKSYVENIPLFKCCSQEFINQIVTRVHEEFFLPGEVIMEQGNVVDQLYFVCHGVLEEVGIGADGLEEILSLLEPNSSFGEISVLCNIPQPYTVRVCELCRLLRIDKQSFSNILEIYFHDGRKVLTNLLEGKESNIRLKQLESDITFHIGKQEADLALRLNSAAFYGDLYQLKSEIRSGADPSKKDYDGRTALHLAASRGYEDITTFLIQERVDINAEDNFGNTPLLEAIKNGHDKVASLLYKEGAMVKIDNVGSYLCSVVARGDSDLLRRLLSNGIDPNSKDYDNRTPLHVAASQGLYLMGKLLVEAGASVFAKDRWGNSPIDEARMCGNKNMIRLLEEAKTAQLSEYPDSPHSHEVTELRHAKKKCTVFPFHPWDNTKQGQRHGVVMWVPHSMEELIEAASHQLGMLDAECIILSEDGGKILEAEMITEAQKLYLIYQTT, encoded by the exons ATGGAGTCGTTCAAGCGGAAATCATTTAAGATCGGGCACGGTGAAATTGGAGAGGAAGGCGGCTCGAGCCACGGCGGGGAGGAATACGAGGTGGAGGATCTAAGGGAGCGAATCCAGTCGTCACGCGGCAGCCGATTAACTCTGGTTGAGAACGAGTTGGAGACGAACTCCACTCGCCGGAGATTCAGCAGGCACAACCTCATCAATGGCTTCAGAGATCTGTTCATCCACCCTGACAACAG GTGGTACAAGGCATGGGAGAAATTTATACTATTATGGGCAATATACTCGTCATTCTTCACTCCGTTGGAGTTCGGGTTCTTCAGGGGACTACCAGAGAACCTGTTCATTTTAGACATTGTTGGCCAGGTGGCATTCCTACTCGACATTGTCTTGCAATTCTTTGTGGCTTACAGGGATAGTCATTCCTACAAAATGATCTACAAGCGCAATCCAATTGCTCTACG GTACATTAAATCTCATTTTTTTCCGGATCTACTAGCTTGTATGCCGTGGGATATCATCTACAAG GCTTGTGGAAGAAAAGAAGAGGTGAGGTATCTTCTGTGGATCAGACTGATACGGGTTCGCAGACTAACGGATTTCTTTCAGAGGATGGAAAAGGACATCAGAATCAATTATCTCTTCACGAGGATAGTGAAACTAATAGCTGTTGAACTTTACTGCACGCATACAGCAGCTTGCATCTTCTACTACCTAGCCACGACGCTCCCTGAAGAGCAGGAAGGTTACACATGGATTGGGAGCTTGAAATTGGGTGACTATAGTTATTCACAATTCAGAGATATAGACATATGGAAGCGTTACACTACTTCAATGTATTTTGCCATTGTCACCATGGCAACTGTAG GTTATGGAGATATACACGCAGTCAATCTGAGAGAAATGATATTCATCATGATCTATGTTTCATTTGACATGGTTCTTGGCGCATATTTGATTGGTAACATGACGGCGCTGATTGTGAAAGGATCCAAGACTGTAAGATATAGGGACAAAATGACAGATCTTACCAAATATATGAACAGAAACAGATTAGGAAGGGAACTACGTAATCAAATAAAAGGGCATTTGCGTTTGCAATATGAAAGCAGCTATACCGATGCCGCTGTTCTACAAGATATCCCAATGTCTATTCGTGCCAAG ATATCTCAGACTTTGTATAAGTCATATGTGGAaaacattccccttttcaaatGTTGCTCCCAAGAATTCATCAATCAAATT GTAACTCGGGTCCATGAGGAATTTTTTCTCCCTGGAGAAGTCATAATGGAACAGGGGAATGTAGTGGATCAACTCTATTTTGTTTGTCATGGTGTCTTG GAGGAGGTTGGAATAGGGGCTGACGGATTAGAAGAGATTCTGTCTCTTCTAGAGCCTAACAGCTCGTTTGGAGAGATTTCCGTTCTGTGCAACATTCCTCAGCCTTATACTGTACGTGTATGTGAACTATGCAGACTCCTGCGTATTGATAAACAATCTTTCTCCAATATTCTTGAGATATATTTCCACGATGGACGGAAAGTCTTGACTAACTTGTTGGAG GGAAAAGAATCTAATATTCGTCTGAAGCAATTGGAGTCGGATATTACATTCCATATTGGTAAACAAGAAGCTGATCTTGCCTTGAGACTGAACAGTGCAGCATTTTACGGTGACCTATATCAACTTAAAAGCGAAATCCGTTCTGGAGCAGATCCAAGCAAGAAAGATTATGACGGAAGGACAGCCCTG CATCTTGCTGCATCAAGAGGATACGAAGATATCACTACGTTCCTGATACAAGAACGTGTAGACATCAACGCAGAAG ATAATTTCGGTAACACCCCCTTGCTGGAAGCCATAAAGAATGGACATGACAAGGTCGCTTCATTACTTTATAAAGAAGGGGCCATGGTGAAAATAGACAATGTTGGTAGCTACTTGTGCTCAGTGGTTGCAAGAGGAGATTCAGATCTCCTGAGAAGGTTGTTGTCCAATGGCATCGATCCCAACTCGAAAGACTACGATAATCGAACCCCCCTTCACGTAGCTGCCTCTCAAGGATTGTATCTAATGGGCAAGTTGCTTGTGGAAGCAGGAGCCAGTGTCTTCGCCAAAGACAG ATGGGGAAACAGTCCAATAGATGAAGCGAGAATGTGCGGAAACAAAAACATGATCAGACTCCTGGAAGAGGCGAAGACAGCGCAATTATCCGAGTATCCCGATAGCCCCCACTCCCATGAGGTCACAG AGCTAAGACATGCAAAGAAGAAGTGCACGGTGTTTCCATTTCATCCATGGGATAATACTAAACAAGGCCAAAGACACGGAGTTGTGATGTGGGTTCCTCACAGCATGGAAGAGCTAATCGAAGCGGCATCCCATCAACTCGGGATGCTTGATGCAGAATGCATCATATTATCCGAAGACGGAGGGAAAATTCTCGAGGCCGAAATGATTACAGAAGCACAAAAGTTGTATCTCATCTACCAAACAACTTGA
- the LOC121764960 gene encoding potassium channel SKOR-like isoform X1, whose protein sequence is MESFKRKSFKIGHGEIGEEGGSSHGGEEYEVEDLRERIQSSRGSRLTLVENELETNSTRRRFSRHNLINGFRDLFIHPDNRWYKAWEKFILLWAIYSSFFTPLEFGFFRGLPENLFILDIVGQVAFLLDIVLQFFVAYRDSHSYKMIYKRNPIALRYIKSHFFPDLLACMPWDIIYKACGRKEEVRYLLWIRLIRVRRLTDFFQRMEKDIRINYLFTRIVKLIAVELYCTHTAACIFYYLATTLPEEQEGYTWIGSLKLGDYSYSQFRDIDIWKRYTTSMYFAIVTMATVGYGDIHAVNLREMIFIMIYVSFDMVLGAYLIGNMTALIVKGSKTVRYRDKMTDLTKYMNRNRLGRELRNQIKGHLRLQYESSYTDAAVLQDIPMSIRAKISQTLYKSYVENIPLFKCCSQEFINQIVTRVHEEFFLPGEVIMEQGNVVDQLYFVCHGVLEEVGIGADGLEEILSLLEPNSSFGEISVLCNIPQPYTVRVCELCRLLRIDKQSFSNILEIYFHDGRKVLTNLLEGKESNIRLKQLESDITFHIGKQEADLALRLNSAAFYGDLYQLKSEIRSGADPSKKDYDGRTALHLAASRGYEDITTFLIQERVDINAEDNFGNTPLLEAIKNGHDKVASLLYKEGAMVKIDNVGSYLCSVVARGDSDLLRRLLSNGIDPNSKDYDNRTPLHVAASQGLYLMGKLLVEAGASVFAKDRWGNSPIDEARMCGNKNMIRLLEEAKTAQLSEYPDSPHSHEVTAELRHAKKKCTVFPFHPWDNTKQGQRHGVVMWVPHSMEELIEAASHQLGMLDAECIILSEDGGKILEAEMITEAQKLYLIYQTT, encoded by the exons ATGGAGTCGTTCAAGCGGAAATCATTTAAGATCGGGCACGGTGAAATTGGAGAGGAAGGCGGCTCGAGCCACGGCGGGGAGGAATACGAGGTGGAGGATCTAAGGGAGCGAATCCAGTCGTCACGCGGCAGCCGATTAACTCTGGTTGAGAACGAGTTGGAGACGAACTCCACTCGCCGGAGATTCAGCAGGCACAACCTCATCAATGGCTTCAGAGATCTGTTCATCCACCCTGACAACAG GTGGTACAAGGCATGGGAGAAATTTATACTATTATGGGCAATATACTCGTCATTCTTCACTCCGTTGGAGTTCGGGTTCTTCAGGGGACTACCAGAGAACCTGTTCATTTTAGACATTGTTGGCCAGGTGGCATTCCTACTCGACATTGTCTTGCAATTCTTTGTGGCTTACAGGGATAGTCATTCCTACAAAATGATCTACAAGCGCAATCCAATTGCTCTACG GTACATTAAATCTCATTTTTTTCCGGATCTACTAGCTTGTATGCCGTGGGATATCATCTACAAG GCTTGTGGAAGAAAAGAAGAGGTGAGGTATCTTCTGTGGATCAGACTGATACGGGTTCGCAGACTAACGGATTTCTTTCAGAGGATGGAAAAGGACATCAGAATCAATTATCTCTTCACGAGGATAGTGAAACTAATAGCTGTTGAACTTTACTGCACGCATACAGCAGCTTGCATCTTCTACTACCTAGCCACGACGCTCCCTGAAGAGCAGGAAGGTTACACATGGATTGGGAGCTTGAAATTGGGTGACTATAGTTATTCACAATTCAGAGATATAGACATATGGAAGCGTTACACTACTTCAATGTATTTTGCCATTGTCACCATGGCAACTGTAG GTTATGGAGATATACACGCAGTCAATCTGAGAGAAATGATATTCATCATGATCTATGTTTCATTTGACATGGTTCTTGGCGCATATTTGATTGGTAACATGACGGCGCTGATTGTGAAAGGATCCAAGACTGTAAGATATAGGGACAAAATGACAGATCTTACCAAATATATGAACAGAAACAGATTAGGAAGGGAACTACGTAATCAAATAAAAGGGCATTTGCGTTTGCAATATGAAAGCAGCTATACCGATGCCGCTGTTCTACAAGATATCCCAATGTCTATTCGTGCCAAG ATATCTCAGACTTTGTATAAGTCATATGTGGAaaacattccccttttcaaatGTTGCTCCCAAGAATTCATCAATCAAATT GTAACTCGGGTCCATGAGGAATTTTTTCTCCCTGGAGAAGTCATAATGGAACAGGGGAATGTAGTGGATCAACTCTATTTTGTTTGTCATGGTGTCTTG GAGGAGGTTGGAATAGGGGCTGACGGATTAGAAGAGATTCTGTCTCTTCTAGAGCCTAACAGCTCGTTTGGAGAGATTTCCGTTCTGTGCAACATTCCTCAGCCTTATACTGTACGTGTATGTGAACTATGCAGACTCCTGCGTATTGATAAACAATCTTTCTCCAATATTCTTGAGATATATTTCCACGATGGACGGAAAGTCTTGACTAACTTGTTGGAG GGAAAAGAATCTAATATTCGTCTGAAGCAATTGGAGTCGGATATTACATTCCATATTGGTAAACAAGAAGCTGATCTTGCCTTGAGACTGAACAGTGCAGCATTTTACGGTGACCTATATCAACTTAAAAGCGAAATCCGTTCTGGAGCAGATCCAAGCAAGAAAGATTATGACGGAAGGACAGCCCTG CATCTTGCTGCATCAAGAGGATACGAAGATATCACTACGTTCCTGATACAAGAACGTGTAGACATCAACGCAGAAG ATAATTTCGGTAACACCCCCTTGCTGGAAGCCATAAAGAATGGACATGACAAGGTCGCTTCATTACTTTATAAAGAAGGGGCCATGGTGAAAATAGACAATGTTGGTAGCTACTTGTGCTCAGTGGTTGCAAGAGGAGATTCAGATCTCCTGAGAAGGTTGTTGTCCAATGGCATCGATCCCAACTCGAAAGACTACGATAATCGAACCCCCCTTCACGTAGCTGCCTCTCAAGGATTGTATCTAATGGGCAAGTTGCTTGTGGAAGCAGGAGCCAGTGTCTTCGCCAAAGACAG ATGGGGAAACAGTCCAATAGATGAAGCGAGAATGTGCGGAAACAAAAACATGATCAGACTCCTGGAAGAGGCGAAGACAGCGCAATTATCCGAGTATCCCGATAGCCCCCACTCCCATGAGGTCACAG CAGAGCTAAGACATGCAAAGAAGAAGTGCACGGTGTTTCCATTTCATCCATGGGATAATACTAAACAAGGCCAAAGACACGGAGTTGTGATGTGGGTTCCTCACAGCATGGAAGAGCTAATCGAAGCGGCATCCCATCAACTCGGGATGCTTGATGCAGAATGCATCATATTATCCGAAGACGGAGGGAAAATTCTCGAGGCCGAAATGATTACAGAAGCACAAAAGTTGTATCTCATCTACCAAACAACTTGA